The following are encoded in a window of Brevibacillus sp. DP1.3A genomic DNA:
- a CDS encoding ABC transporter ATP-binding protein — MIFTKQAQHRKKEPVFGWVLSYVKPYRGWVIICIIASLLVAVANIWMGILIKTMVEHTNNFDKLVSIALIIFCLTIVGFLSKYFITYSAARFSSRAMRDLKNSMASHLEKVPMSTMDKYHSGDLVSRLTTDAQILQSFLQKHFFQLFYLPVVFVGALGLLLTINWKLIIFSVAILPIAIVITGWMSRPLQKYSEQMQDHLGQTNAIAQDTLSGIHMVKAFQLEGVLYRKYHAGMKQVLKNAFQAEKKRAWMTAPGILLFSSPILFFVAYGGYLIQAGELDLGSLVIFSYLLHFIIEPLSLAPVLFAQVQETSGAAKRLQEIFLQPVEQNDQPAIPVDREAIPVQFENVTFAYDQARILDNVSFTLHRNKTVALVGASGSGKSTIMKLLCGFYPMEQGNGRLNVFGHSMADWNMTDMRSYLSMVSQDTTLFPVSIAENISYGRIQATQDEIIAAAKAANAHDFIMELPQGYQTKVGERGSRLSGGQKQRIAIARAILKDAPILLLDEPTSALDTESEALVQEALENVMKNRTVLVIAHRLSTIKDADEVLVLEQGQIVERGTHYDLLAQGGVYTRLYQKQFATEMHSSLAAGGV, encoded by the coding sequence ATGATTTTTACCAAGCAAGCTCAGCACAGAAAGAAAGAGCCCGTGTTTGGCTGGGTACTCTCATATGTAAAGCCTTATCGAGGTTGGGTCATAATCTGTATCATTGCCTCGCTTCTTGTGGCTGTGGCAAACATTTGGATGGGAATCCTGATCAAAACCATGGTCGAACATACGAACAACTTCGACAAGCTGGTCAGTATTGCTCTCATCATTTTTTGTCTGACCATCGTCGGTTTTCTCTCAAAATATTTCATCACGTATTCGGCAGCTAGATTCAGTTCAAGAGCCATGAGAGATTTGAAAAACAGCATGGCGTCTCATCTCGAAAAAGTCCCCATGTCCACCATGGATAAATATCATTCCGGCGATCTCGTTTCTCGCTTAACAACGGATGCCCAAATCTTGCAAAGCTTTTTGCAAAAGCATTTTTTCCAGCTTTTTTATCTGCCAGTTGTTTTTGTGGGAGCTCTTGGACTGTTGTTGACGATCAATTGGAAGTTAATCATCTTCAGCGTCGCGATCCTTCCCATCGCCATCGTTATCACAGGGTGGATGAGCAGACCGCTTCAAAAATATTCGGAGCAAATGCAGGACCATCTGGGTCAAACGAACGCTATCGCTCAGGATACTCTTTCAGGGATTCACATGGTCAAAGCTTTTCAATTGGAAGGCGTTTTGTATCGTAAATACCATGCGGGTATGAAGCAGGTATTGAAAAATGCGTTCCAGGCAGAGAAGAAACGCGCGTGGATGACAGCACCAGGGATTTTATTGTTTTCTTCCCCCATCCTGTTTTTTGTCGCTTATGGTGGGTACTTGATTCAGGCGGGAGAATTGGATCTGGGAAGCTTGGTCATCTTCAGCTATTTGCTTCACTTTATTATCGAACCACTTTCACTCGCACCCGTGTTGTTTGCCCAAGTACAAGAGACATCAGGTGCGGCAAAGCGACTGCAAGAAATTTTTTTACAGCCAGTCGAACAAAATGATCAGCCTGCGATTCCTGTCGATCGAGAGGCGATTCCTGTACAGTTTGAAAACGTTACGTTTGCCTACGATCAGGCAAGGATTCTTGATAACGTTAGCTTTACGTTACATCGGAACAAGACCGTTGCGTTAGTAGGCGCCAGTGGGAGTGGAAAGAGTACCATCATGAAATTGCTGTGCGGGTTTTATCCAATGGAGCAGGGCAACGGAAGACTGAATGTTTTCGGGCATTCCATGGCTGATTGGAATATGACGGACATGCGGAGCTATCTTTCCATGGTTTCTCAGGATACGACGCTATTCCCTGTGTCTATTGCGGAAAATATCTCGTATGGACGCATTCAAGCGACGCAAGACGAGATCATTGCAGCGGCAAAAGCGGCCAATGCGCATGACTTCATTATGGAGCTGCCGCAAGGATATCAAACAAAAGTGGGGGAACGAGGCTCTCGTTTATCTGGCGGACAGAAACAGCGCATCGCGATTGCCCGAGCGATATTGAAGGATGCCCCGATTCTGCTGCTGGATGAACCAACGTCTGCCTTGGATACAGAATCGGAAGCTTTGGTCCAGGAAGCGTTGGAAAATGTGATGAAAAATCGGACGGTTCTCGTCATTGCTCATCGACTGTCTACGATAAAAGACGCGGATGAAGTGCTTGTTTTGGAGCAAGGACAAATTGTTGAACGTGGTACACACTACGATTTGCTTGCCCAAGGCGGCGTTTACACCAGATTGTATCAAAAACAGTTTGCCACAGAGATGCACAGCTCGCTGGCTGCAGGGGGGGTATAG